A single genomic interval of Aureibacillus halotolerans harbors:
- a CDS encoding ABC-2 transporter permease: MANLLLKEWMVNRSTILLLFSLALVSFFLFEVQMPIYIAMLLGSFYPFMSGMTEYRNNNKVDTLMNSLPVKRRDIVASKYVFALLFGLGLVLTMIVLNLLLPSFEVSLLFILPLSISVMGFSAAIYYPFFYLVGARVAMYVNLVIVFISSYIIQNADTLNLENSVLDPLELIRNFSAEQLSFTLLGITIVVLLVSVFISGKIYRQKQF, encoded by the coding sequence GTGGCTAATTTGTTGTTAAAAGAATGGATGGTCAATCGGTCAACGATTCTACTGCTCTTTAGTTTGGCCCTCGTAAGCTTCTTTCTTTTTGAGGTCCAGATGCCTATTTATATAGCTATGCTGTTAGGTAGTTTCTATCCTTTTATGAGTGGCATGACCGAGTATAGAAATAACAATAAGGTTGACACCCTTATGAATAGTTTGCCTGTAAAACGACGAGACATTGTCGCATCTAAGTACGTCTTTGCACTATTGTTTGGATTAGGATTAGTTCTCACTATGATTGTCCTCAATTTACTGCTTCCATCCTTTGAGGTAAGCTTGTTGTTTATTTTGCCCCTTAGCATATCGGTCATGGGGTTTTCCGCTGCAATCTACTATCCATTTTTTTACCTAGTAGGTGCTAGAGTTGCCATGTATGTCAACCTGGTCATTGTATTCATCAGCAGTTATATTATCCAAAATGCTGACACCCTCAATTTAGAAAATAGTGTATTGGATCCTTTAGAATTAATTCGAAATTTCTCAGCGGAGCAATTATCCTTCACTCTTCTGGGAATCACAATTGTCGTTTTGCTCGTATCTGTGTTCATTTCAGGAAAGATCTATCGACAAAAACAATTTTAG
- the pmtA gene encoding phenol-soluble modulin export ABC transporter ATP-binding protein PmtA, with protein MENAVVLHNVNKSYDGFALNNVSFPVKKGFITGFIGPNGSGKTTTIKLIMNLIHEDSGTIELFGQEHKKHAKEIKQRIGFVYAENPFYDHMTSEQMKKVIAPFYKKWDDTLFKKYMADFDLPWKKKIKHLSTGMKMKLSLAIALSHHADFILMDEPTSGLDPVVRREVLDILSEVIQDENKTIFFSSHITTDLERIADYITFIHNGNIVFHDDKDSIRDQYLLVKGAKELLDEDIRSLFIDVIETPVGFEGLTNEPEKVKKLMGDHIVSESASLEDIMVYMGRREKRG; from the coding sequence ATGGAAAATGCTGTCGTCTTACACAATGTGAATAAATCCTATGATGGATTTGCATTGAATAATGTTTCTTTCCCAGTCAAGAAGGGGTTCATAACAGGGTTTATTGGACCAAACGGCTCCGGTAAAACCACTACCATAAAATTGATAATGAATCTGATTCACGAAGACTCGGGAACAATCGAGTTATTTGGCCAAGAACACAAAAAACACGCAAAGGAAATCAAGCAACGAATTGGTTTTGTGTACGCTGAAAATCCGTTTTATGATCACATGACCTCTGAACAAATGAAGAAGGTCATTGCTCCATTTTATAAAAAATGGGATGATACACTGTTTAAGAAATATATGGCTGATTTTGACCTTCCGTGGAAGAAGAAAATTAAGCATCTGTCCACAGGTATGAAAATGAAGTTGTCTTTAGCCATTGCTTTATCTCATCATGCAGATTTCATTCTTATGGATGAGCCGACATCCGGATTAGATCCTGTTGTTCGAAGAGAGGTTCTTGATATCCTATCCGAAGTGATCCAGGACGAGAATAAAACGATTTTCTTTTCTTCTCACATTACAACGGACTTGGAACGCATCGCTGATTACATCACTTTTATTCATAACGGCAACATAGTCTTTCATGACGACAAAGATTCAATCAGAGATCAATACCTCCTCGTAAAAGGTGCAAAAGAATTGTTAGATGAAGACATCCGCAGCCTGTTCATTGATGTGATTGAAACACCTGTGGGGTTTGAAGGCTTGACAAATGAGCCTGAAAAAGTAAAAAAACTCATGGGAGACCACATCGTTTCAGAATCCGCTTCGTTGGAAGACATCATGGTTTATATGGGAAGGAGAGAGAAACGTGGCTAA
- a CDS encoding GntR family transcriptional regulator has translation MNIIISNHSKEPIYEQVKNQIKQSILRDEIKEGEPLPSMRRLAQDLRISVITTKRAYEELEKEGFITSFVGRGSFVAGQNNDLIQEKRLRVVEERLLELITESKSLGISLEQLKEMLEMLYEEDE, from the coding sequence ATGAATATTATTATTTCGAACCATTCCAAAGAACCCATTTATGAGCAAGTTAAAAACCAAATTAAGCAATCGATTTTAAGGGATGAGATCAAAGAAGGTGAACCACTTCCTTCGATGCGACGACTTGCCCAAGATTTGCGGATCAGTGTAATTACAACGAAAAGAGCCTATGAAGAACTAGAGAAAGAGGGATTTATCACATCCTTTGTAGGAAGAGGCTCATTTGTTGCTGGGCAAAACAATGATCTCATCCAAGAAAAGCGATTAAGAGTGGTTGAAGAAAGGCTCTTGGAACTCATTACAGAAAGCAAAAGCTTAGGCATCAGTCTTGAACAACTGAAAGAAATGCTAGAAATGCTGTATGAGGAGGATGAATAA
- the parC gene encoding DNA topoisomerase IV subunit A → MPLEDVLGDRFGRYSKYIIQERALPDARDGLKPVQRRILYAMHHEGNVADKPFRKAAKTVGTVIGNYHPHGDSSVYEAMVRMSQDWKLRFPLVEMHGNNGSVDGDPPAAMRYTEARLSKIASELVKDIDQHTVEFVPNFDDTIEEPVVFPAMFPNLLVNGSTGISAGYATDIPPHHLGEVIDAVIMRIDKDQCTVDDLMTVMKGPDFPTGGTIQGRDGIKKAFETGRGRFVIRSSSEIEELRGGKRQIAISEIPYEVNKATLVRKIDELRLDRKVEGISEVRDESDRNGLRIVIDLKKDADEKGILNYLYKNTDLQVSYSYNMVAINNRTPKLMSLPNVLDAYIGHRRDVITKRTEYQLKKAQEREHVVEGLIKALSILDEVIETIRASLDKRNAKDNLIERFAFTEEQAEAIVSLQLYRLTNTDVTSLEQEAKELAGKIAELEGVLSKESVLFSVMKKELKDMKKRYSDDRKTVIENDIEELEIKLEVMVPQEDVMVTVTKEGYIKRTSVRSFNASNGDGFGMKDGDVLLYQKEIKTTDTLLVFTNRGQFLYFPVHELPDIRWKDPGQHIANLMSVNKEDRVIGAVYIRSFDEESNSFFTFVTKQGMVKRTAVQLYQATRYSKPLVAIQVKGNDEVVSVAKTNGQASVFIATEGGYGLRFAEDEVSTVGLRAAGVKAINLKDDDVVVAGICIPEHTDPHILFVATKRGSVKIMGINEFDITSRAKRGAVMLRELKQSPHRLAGALLVTVENTVAVTTPSTTQLVDIAELKPKDRYNNGTFVLDSAKVGEVINVSIEFKSSRLV, encoded by the coding sequence ATGCCGCTCGAAGATGTGCTTGGTGATCGCTTCGGGCGCTACAGTAAATACATTATCCAGGAACGTGCATTGCCTGACGCGAGAGATGGCTTAAAGCCCGTTCAGCGCCGAATCCTTTATGCGATGCATCATGAAGGAAATGTGGCTGACAAACCGTTTCGAAAAGCCGCAAAAACAGTCGGAACGGTCATTGGTAACTACCATCCACATGGTGATTCCTCTGTGTATGAGGCAATGGTTCGAATGAGTCAGGATTGGAAGCTGCGCTTTCCATTGGTAGAAATGCACGGAAACAACGGAAGTGTTGACGGAGACCCACCAGCAGCGATGAGATATACCGAGGCAAGACTTTCGAAAATTGCATCCGAGCTCGTTAAGGATATTGATCAGCACACAGTGGAATTTGTACCAAATTTTGATGACACGATTGAAGAGCCTGTCGTGTTTCCGGCGATGTTCCCCAATTTGCTCGTCAACGGATCAACTGGGATCTCAGCTGGGTATGCGACCGATATTCCGCCTCACCATCTCGGTGAAGTCATTGATGCGGTGATTATGCGTATAGACAAAGATCAGTGCACAGTCGATGACTTAATGACCGTTATGAAAGGACCGGATTTTCCAACGGGTGGTACCATCCAGGGTAGAGACGGAATCAAAAAAGCATTTGAGACTGGACGGGGACGCTTTGTCATTCGTAGTTCGTCGGAGATTGAAGAGCTGCGGGGAGGCAAGCGCCAAATTGCGATTTCAGAAATTCCTTATGAAGTAAACAAGGCAACCCTCGTTCGTAAAATTGATGAGCTTCGATTAGACCGTAAAGTTGAGGGGATCAGCGAGGTTCGAGATGAGTCGGATCGCAACGGTCTCCGCATTGTGATTGATCTGAAAAAGGATGCCGATGAGAAGGGCATATTAAATTACCTTTATAAAAACACCGACCTTCAAGTGTCCTATAGCTATAATATGGTGGCCATCAACAATCGTACACCAAAGCTAATGAGCCTGCCTAACGTCCTTGATGCCTACATCGGGCATCGCCGCGATGTAATTACAAAGAGAACGGAATATCAGCTCAAGAAAGCGCAAGAGCGTGAGCATGTGGTGGAAGGCTTGATCAAGGCGCTATCCATCCTTGATGAAGTCATTGAAACTATCCGCGCATCACTTGACAAACGAAATGCGAAGGACAATTTGATTGAACGCTTTGCCTTTACAGAAGAGCAAGCAGAAGCGATCGTTTCTTTGCAGCTGTATCGTTTGACCAATACGGATGTGACCTCACTCGAACAAGAAGCAAAGGAGCTTGCAGGCAAAATTGCTGAGCTCGAAGGTGTCCTTTCTAAAGAGTCCGTTCTTTTTTCCGTCATGAAAAAAGAGTTAAAAGACATGAAGAAACGGTATAGCGATGACCGTAAAACTGTGATTGAGAATGACATTGAAGAGCTTGAAATAAAGCTTGAGGTGATGGTACCGCAGGAAGATGTCATGGTCACAGTGACGAAAGAAGGGTACATTAAACGTACGAGTGTTCGTTCCTTTAACGCCTCAAATGGAGATGGGTTTGGCATGAAGGATGGGGATGTGCTGTTGTACCAAAAAGAAATTAAAACAACAGACACCTTGCTTGTGTTTACAAACCGTGGACAATTTCTCTATTTTCCGGTGCACGAATTACCTGACATCCGCTGGAAGGACCCTGGCCAACACATTGCCAACCTCATGTCAGTTAACAAGGAAGATCGGGTAATCGGCGCTGTATACATTCGCTCATTTGATGAGGAAAGCAACAGCTTCTTTACGTTTGTTACGAAGCAAGGTATGGTAAAACGAACAGCCGTCCAGCTCTACCAGGCAACAAGGTACTCGAAACCGCTTGTTGCCATTCAGGTGAAGGGCAATGATGAGGTTGTGTCGGTCGCGAAGACGAATGGACAAGCCTCTGTATTTATAGCGACAGAGGGTGGCTATGGTTTACGGTTTGCAGAAGATGAAGTGTCTACCGTAGGCTTACGTGCTGCAGGGGTAAAGGCCATTAATTTGAAGGACGACGATGTTGTTGTAGCAGGCATATGTATCCCTGAACATACGGACCCACACATACTATTCGTTGCCACAAAACGTGGTTCAGTCAAGATAATGGGCATTAATGAATTTGACATCACATCTCGTGCCAAGCGCGGTGCCGTCATGCTGCGAGAGCTGAAGCAATCGCCGCACCGATTAGCTGGAGCGCTTCTTGTCACGGTAGAAAATACTGTCGCCGTGACCACACCGTCTACGACTCAACTTGTTGATATCGCTGAGTTAAAGCCAAAGGATCGTTACAATAACGGCACCTTTGTCCTTGATTCCGCCAAAGTTGGCGAAGTCATTAACGTGTCTATTGAATTCAAATCCTCTCGACTTGTGTAA
- the parE gene encoding DNA topoisomerase IV subunit B has translation MSSFEYNDDAIQVLEGLDAVRKRPGMYIGSTDSKGLHHLVYEIVDNAVDEALGGYCTQIVVRIHKDQSITVTDNGRGMPTGMHRTGKPTTEVIFTVLHAGGKFGQGGYKTSGGLHGVGASVVNALSEFLEVTIHRSGQTYSQRFENGGKPVTALEEKGATKKNGTSIHFKPDPIMFSTTNFQFETLSERLRESAFLLKGLKISLIDDRHGVQEDYLYEAGIQAFVAYLNEDKDELHPVAFVEGESAGIEIEYSFQFHDGFSENTLSFVNNVRTKDGGTHEAGAKTAMTRVFNDYARTAGLLKEKDKNLDGSDIREGLTAVISVRVPEEKLQFEGQTKGKLGTSEARAAVDAVVSEKLTYYLRENPDIATSLVQKSVRAQQAREAARKAREEARNGKKKRKKDSLLSGKLTPAQSRNPARNELYLVEGDSAGGSAKQGRDRKFQAILPLRGKVINTEKAKLQDIMKNEEISTIIHTIGAGVGSDFDVNDVLYDKIIIMTDADTDGAHIQVLLLTFFYRYMRALVEQGKVYIALPPLYKVSKGSGKKEKVVYAWADEELKDAIKQVGKGYILQRYKGLGEMNADQLWETTMDPETRTLIRVQIEDLAKVERRVTTLMGDKVEPRRKWIESHVDFGLEEEGSILDNEQLL, from the coding sequence GTGAGTTCTTTTGAGTACAATGATGATGCCATTCAGGTTCTTGAAGGGTTAGATGCCGTTCGGAAACGTCCTGGAATGTATATTGGCAGCACGGATTCCAAAGGGCTGCATCATCTCGTTTATGAAATTGTGGATAATGCAGTGGACGAAGCATTAGGAGGCTACTGCACGCAAATCGTGGTGCGTATACATAAGGATCAGTCCATTACTGTGACGGACAATGGCCGAGGCATGCCAACCGGGATGCACCGAACAGGAAAACCAACAACTGAAGTCATATTTACTGTGCTGCACGCAGGCGGTAAGTTTGGCCAAGGTGGCTACAAAACGAGTGGTGGCTTGCATGGTGTAGGCGCATCCGTAGTGAATGCCCTCAGCGAATTTCTTGAAGTCACCATTCATCGCAGTGGTCAGACCTATTCACAGCGATTTGAGAACGGCGGCAAGCCTGTCACTGCTCTAGAAGAAAAAGGGGCAACAAAGAAAAACGGCACGTCGATCCATTTTAAGCCTGATCCAATCATGTTTAGCACAACAAACTTTCAATTCGAAACGTTGTCTGAACGCCTACGGGAGTCTGCGTTCCTCCTAAAAGGGTTGAAAATATCGCTCATCGATGACCGGCATGGTGTTCAGGAAGACTACCTCTACGAAGCAGGCATCCAAGCGTTTGTCGCCTACTTAAACGAAGACAAGGACGAACTCCACCCTGTGGCATTTGTCGAAGGGGAAAGCGCCGGGATTGAAATAGAATATTCGTTTCAATTTCACGATGGCTTTTCAGAGAACACATTGTCTTTCGTTAACAATGTTCGGACGAAGGATGGCGGAACGCACGAAGCGGGCGCAAAAACAGCGATGACGAGAGTGTTTAACGATTATGCACGAACGGCAGGTTTGTTAAAGGAAAAGGACAAAAACCTGGACGGTTCAGATATTCGTGAAGGTCTTACGGCTGTTATTTCTGTGCGTGTGCCTGAAGAAAAGCTTCAGTTTGAAGGCCAAACAAAGGGCAAGCTTGGCACAAGTGAGGCACGGGCAGCTGTCGATGCTGTCGTGTCTGAGAAGCTCACATATTACCTTCGCGAAAACCCAGATATCGCAACTTCACTCGTTCAAAAGTCGGTTCGTGCGCAGCAGGCGAGAGAAGCTGCTCGTAAGGCAAGAGAAGAAGCAAGGAACGGCAAGAAGAAACGGAAAAAAGATTCATTGTTGAGCGGCAAGCTCACACCTGCGCAGTCACGAAATCCGGCACGCAATGAGCTTTACCTTGTCGAGGGTGATTCTGCTGGAGGTTCTGCAAAGCAAGGACGAGATCGAAAATTCCAAGCGATTCTTCCGCTTCGAGGAAAGGTCATCAATACGGAAAAAGCGAAGCTTCAGGACATCATGAAAAACGAGGAAATCAGCACCATCATCCATACAATTGGGGCGGGTGTTGGATCGGACTTTGATGTAAATGATGTGCTGTACGACAAAATTATAATTATGACCGATGCGGATACCGATGGCGCGCACATTCAAGTGTTGCTATTAACCTTTTTTTACCGCTATATGCGGGCACTTGTTGAGCAAGGAAAAGTCTATATTGCTTTGCCTCCGCTCTACAAGGTCAGCAAAGGCTCAGGCAAGAAAGAAAAAGTCGTCTACGCATGGGCAGATGAAGAACTCAAAGATGCCATCAAGCAAGTTGGCAAAGGCTACATCTTACAGCGGTATAAAGGGTTAGGTGAGATGAACGCTGATCAGCTTTGGGAAACGACAATGGATCCTGAAACGAGAACATTGATACGTGTCCAGATTGAGGACCTCGCAAAGGTGGAGCGTCGGGTAACAACGCTGATGGGAGACAAAGTAGAGCCCCGCAGAAAGTGGATCGAATCCCACGTCGATTTTGGACTAGAAGAGGAAGGCAGCATCCTAGACAATGAACAGCTGTTATAG
- a CDS encoding heavy-metal-associated domain-containing protein — translation MKIAIWRHVLLVSTLLSVGLFTVLFTGGEHHARAKQDKIVFTNVVGTCEHCEVTPDKVMKKLLGVQNTYMTTEGHLIVWYDDEATRPEWLAQSLKSSGYKPKGVLK, via the coding sequence ATGAAAATCGCGATATGGCGTCATGTATTGCTCGTCTCTACATTGTTAAGTGTCGGCTTATTTACGGTTTTGTTTACTGGTGGAGAACATCATGCACGTGCAAAACAAGATAAAATCGTTTTTACAAATGTTGTTGGCACATGTGAACATTGCGAGGTTACACCAGATAAGGTGATGAAAAAACTGCTCGGTGTGCAAAATACGTATATGACGACAGAAGGCCATTTAATCGTTTGGTATGACGACGAAGCCACGCGTCCAGAATGGCTGGCACAATCACTAAAATCGTCTGGGTATAAGCCAAAAGGCGTTCTTAAGTAA
- a CDS encoding YitT family protein produces the protein MKKYLAIFLGSFLFSIGINGFVIPHHLLDGGVVGLSLLMKYMFGTNVGLMILCISFPIYLFAWFYFRMYFINAVQGLIASTLFIDLLSPMHSWWHWPVYMSAVWGGLFIGVGVGLMLRQHTGTGAIDLLAQCLSSVTPIHVSSFIFGIDAMIIVFGGFVLGGGSFLYSMIVIIIVAAITNVMMRVRSIHIL, from the coding sequence ATGAAAAAATACTTGGCGATTTTCTTGGGCAGCTTTTTATTTAGCATTGGCATTAATGGCTTTGTCATCCCTCACCATTTGCTTGATGGTGGGGTTGTTGGCCTCAGCCTGCTTATGAAATATATGTTTGGAACGAATGTGGGTCTTATGATCTTATGTATTAGCTTTCCAATCTATTTATTCGCATGGTTCTATTTTAGAATGTATTTTATCAATGCAGTGCAAGGCTTAATTGCCTCGACGTTGTTTATCGATTTATTATCGCCAATGCATAGCTGGTGGCACTGGCCGGTGTATATGAGTGCTGTGTGGGGTGGTCTTTTTATTGGGGTTGGGGTAGGATTGATGCTTCGTCAGCACACAGGCACTGGGGCGATTGATCTACTTGCCCAGTGCCTGTCTAGCGTGACACCCATTCATGTCAGCTCATTTATTTTTGGAATTGATGCAATGATTATTGTGTTTGGTGGCTTCGTTCTTGGTGGTGGATCATTTTTGTATTCAATGATTGTGATCATAATCGTTGCAGCCATTACGAATGTCATGATGAGAGTAAGGTCAATTCATATTTTATAG
- a CDS encoding uracil-DNA glycosylase translates to MPKDILKNDWNDIIGEEFEKPYYVKLRSFLKNEYTRTTIYPHMNDIFNALHYTSYQNTKVVILGQDPYHGPQQAHGLSFSVQKGVDVPPSLRNMYKELNDDLGCPIPTHGSLVQWAKEGVLLLNTSLTVRQGQAASHRGQGWEFFTDAIINVLNERDTPVIFLLWGSHAREKRKLLDLTKHQVFEAPHPSPLSAHRGFFGSKPFSKSNAALEQFGLTPINWCISD, encoded by the coding sequence ATGCCAAAAGACATTCTAAAAAATGATTGGAACGACATTATTGGTGAGGAGTTTGAAAAACCGTATTATGTAAAGCTCCGATCATTTCTTAAAAATGAGTACACGAGGACAACGATTTATCCGCATATGAATGATATTTTTAACGCCTTGCATTATACCTCTTATCAAAACACCAAAGTCGTGATCCTCGGCCAAGATCCTTACCACGGGCCTCAGCAAGCACATGGGCTTAGCTTTTCTGTGCAAAAAGGGGTCGATGTGCCTCCCAGTCTTCGAAATATGTACAAAGAACTGAACGATGATTTAGGTTGTCCAATTCCCACACATGGGTCACTTGTGCAATGGGCCAAGGAAGGTGTCCTTTTGTTGAACACCTCCTTAACTGTACGACAGGGTCAAGCAGCTTCCCATCGAGGGCAAGGCTGGGAGTTTTTTACCGACGCCATTATAAACGTGTTAAATGAACGAGATACGCCTGTCATTTTTTTGCTTTGGGGCAGCCACGCGCGTGAAAAGCGCAAGCTGCTTGATCTAACGAAACATCAAGTGTTTGAAGCCCCACACCCCAGTCCTCTTTCCGCTCATCGTGGATTTTTTGGCAGCAAGCCCTTTTCAAAGAGCAATGCAGCGCTTGAGCAATTCGGTTTAACACCAATCAACTGGTGCATTTCAGACTAA
- a CDS encoding DUF3891 family protein: MIIKQHQDGFICIRQHDHGLLSGELAYGLLPQMRSFTNISEDEWLFAVTSHDIGWRSLDRTLLWNEHTNAPYSFEDYPPAPKVQAYTEGINGVEEQDAVAGLLCSLHMTSFFEHDRPLADEEVAFVRAEAARQKRLKGNVNLPEKDLQHAFELLQFCDHLSLYLCLNHPGRKKEEEWPWYKQGFPYRSPALRNHPVVGWWPRTETVIMHPFPFTTPQEVSIPYCFVTREEMTQHNAPYSLKKDSFQQLHTTIQPIK, translated from the coding sequence ATGATCATAAAACAGCATCAAGATGGCTTTATTTGCATTCGCCAGCATGACCACGGACTGTTGTCAGGCGAATTAGCTTACGGTTTGCTGCCACAAATGCGTTCTTTTACGAATATCTCTGAAGACGAGTGGCTCTTCGCCGTAACGTCGCATGATATTGGCTGGAGATCGTTGGATCGAACACTCCTTTGGAATGAACATACAAATGCTCCGTATTCGTTCGAAGATTACCCACCAGCTCCAAAAGTCCAGGCATACACAGAAGGCATTAACGGAGTAGAAGAGCAGGATGCAGTAGCTGGTTTGCTATGCAGTTTACATATGACGTCTTTTTTTGAACATGACCGTCCATTAGCTGACGAAGAAGTAGCGTTTGTTAGAGCGGAAGCAGCACGCCAAAAGAGGCTGAAAGGAAACGTGAATCTTCCGGAAAAAGACCTTCAACATGCGTTTGAGTTGCTTCAGTTTTGTGATCACCTATCACTTTATTTGTGTTTGAATCATCCTGGAAGAAAAAAAGAAGAGGAGTGGCCGTGGTACAAACAAGGATTCCCATACCGTTCCCCTGCGCTCCGAAACCATCCAGTGGTCGGGTGGTGGCCTCGTACGGAGACAGTCATCATGCACCCTTTTCCTTTCACTACACCACAAGAGGTCTCAATTCCATACTGCTTTGTCACAAGAGAAGAGATGACACAGCACAACGCTCCTTACTCTTTGAAAAAGGATAGTTTTCAGCAGTTACATACGACTATACAACCGATAAAATGA
- a CDS encoding universal stress protein produces MGLKKVAVVLDGSLKCLDAIDVVAPLLEASGSQLILLAVISEREGAKPAAIQGVSYLIATSTSTSPSEETPFRLKQKRWKMAAEEMFRPARRILWKNGLHAEFKVVGGDPVISISDFAIAEHIDLIVLRKMKRSPRLWPLRRTTYHNRLIEQCPRPVMSINEKSIQHLHQLTPFQTPS; encoded by the coding sequence GTGGGGTTGAAGAAGGTAGCCGTTGTATTGGATGGATCTTTAAAATGTTTAGATGCCATTGATGTAGTTGCCCCATTACTAGAAGCGTCAGGCAGTCAACTCATTCTCCTTGCCGTGATTAGTGAGAGGGAGGGAGCGAAGCCAGCAGCCATTCAAGGCGTTTCGTACCTTATTGCCACGTCCACTAGCACCTCACCTTCAGAAGAAACTCCTTTCCGACTAAAACAAAAGCGATGGAAAATGGCAGCAGAAGAAATGTTTCGCCCAGCTCGAAGAATACTTTGGAAAAACGGCTTGCATGCCGAATTCAAAGTGGTAGGTGGCGATCCAGTGATTTCAATTTCTGATTTTGCAATTGCCGAACACATCGACTTAATTGTCCTTCGAAAAATGAAAAGGTCACCTAGGTTATGGCCACTTCGAAGGACGACATACCACAACAGGCTTATAGAACAATGCCCTCGACCCGTCATGTCTATCAATGAAAAGTCCATCCAACACTTGCATCAACTCACACCATTCCAAACGCCCTCCTGA
- the dapA gene encoding 4-hydroxy-tetrahydrodipicolinate synthase has product MYFGRIMTAMATPFDHQQRVDVEGIHTLVNHLISTGTDAIIACGTTGESPVLSDEERALVISETVKAAKKRVPVIAGTGSNNTAQSIAVTKSAEVLGADGIMLVTPYYNRPSQEGLFQHFSAIVKETKLPVMLYNVPGRTAVNLLADTVIRLSALDNVVALKEATDDFTKISAIIEGTPNDFHVYTGEDHLTLPAVAVGCSGVVSVASHLFGAEMNKMLDAYFNGSPALAAQIHRDLTPRMKALFMAPSPSPLKAALTYTGLPAGSVRLPLLPLDEAETEQLTSTLFGPRIVSQQQKNIP; this is encoded by the coding sequence ATGTATTTTGGACGAATTATGACAGCGATGGCGACGCCATTTGATCACCAACAGCGAGTTGATGTGGAAGGCATCCATACACTCGTCAATCATTTAATATCAACGGGCACAGACGCGATCATCGCGTGTGGGACGACTGGAGAAAGCCCAGTGCTTAGTGATGAAGAAAGAGCACTCGTTATCTCTGAAACGGTGAAAGCCGCTAAAAAACGTGTGCCTGTCATTGCGGGAACCGGCTCAAATAACACAGCCCAATCGATTGCAGTAACGAAATCAGCTGAGGTTCTTGGGGCAGATGGGATCATGCTCGTTACCCCCTATTACAATCGCCCAAGCCAAGAAGGTTTGTTTCAACATTTCAGTGCTATTGTGAAGGAAACGAAATTGCCCGTCATGCTTTACAATGTACCTGGTCGCACAGCGGTGAATTTGCTAGCAGACACAGTCATTCGTTTATCTGCTTTAGACAATGTGGTTGCCTTGAAAGAAGCCACAGATGATTTTACGAAAATCTCGGCTATTATCGAAGGAACGCCAAACGATTTTCATGTATATACAGGCGAGGACCATTTAACCTTACCTGCAGTTGCCGTAGGTTGCTCTGGTGTCGTCTCAGTGGCAAGCCATCTTTTTGGCGCAGAAATGAACAAAATGCTTGATGCGTATTTCAACGGGTCACCTGCTTTAGCCGCTCAAATTCATCGAGATCTAACACCTCGGATGAAGGCATTGTTCATGGCTCCGAGCCCTTCTCCACTAAAAGCAGCTTTAACGTATACAGGACTTCCGGCTGGTTCTGTTCGACTGCCGTTACTGCCTTTGGATGAAGCGGAAACTGAACAATTGACAAGCACTTTATTTGGTCCGCGTATTGTTTCACAGCAACAAAAAAACATCCCTTGA